The Setaria italica strain Yugu1 chromosome IX, Setaria_italica_v2.0, whole genome shotgun sequence genome has a window encoding:
- the LOC101761203 gene encoding uncharacterized protein LOC101761203 has translation MAASASTPAASASSPGRDGGDPPAAAEVAAKATANTTACPCPICLEAFKDEAYLDTCFHSFCYKCICQWVRIVASKHEEPMSSVRCPLCKTENLSIIHAFDGESFERWYIDQEPRKRRLSDAHELVSQFYNMTDITSNISGVQQYWEQHKYLRKKIWLETWLRREIQALTRDESVDAIVYHIHGVIGSFMKRLEKEHKSRRISPETRREEFRTLLSDAARPFLLGRTERFVTEVELFLVSNLNMEAYNKLRVQRFRESSSHLMREQDALPHDRSLEEHYLYFICNDTDCDEM, from the exons ATGGCGGCGTCCGCCTCTACCCCCGCCGCATCCGCCTCCTCTCCCGGTAGGGATGGCGGCGACccacccgcggcggcggaggtggcggcgaaggCAACGGCAAACACTACTGCTTGCCCTTGCCCCATCTGCCTCGAAGCCTTCAAAGACGAGGCCTACCTCGACACCTGCTTCC ATTCTTTTTGCTACAAATGTATATGCCAGTGGGTAAGGATCGTAGCGAGTAAGCATGAAGAACCTATGTCTTCTGTTAGATGCCCACTCTGCAAG ACTGAAAATCTATCCATCATACATGCTTTTGATGGTGAATCATTTGAGCGGTGGTACATAGATCAGGAACCTAGAAAGAG GCGTCTTTCAGATGCACACGAGTTGGTGTCACAGTTCTATAACATGACAG ATATCACAAGCAATATTTCTGGTGTACAGCAATACTGGGAGCAACACAAATATCTCCGGAAGAAAATTTGGCTTGAAACCTGGCTGAGACGGGAAATCCAGGCCCTTACTCGG GATGAGAGTGTTGATGCCATAGTATACCACATTCATGGTGTCATCGGATCCTTCATGAAGAGGCTTGAAAAAGAACACAAGTCAAGGAGGATTTCACCAGAGACTAGGAGGGAAGAATTCAGGACATTGCTCTCTGATGCTGCTAGGCCATTCCTCCTCGGCCGAACAGAGCGATTCGTCACCGAGGTAGAGCTCTTCCTGGTTTCAAATCTCAACATGGAAGCGTACAACAAATTACGCGTTCAGAGATTCCGGGAGTCCAGTTCCCATCTAATGAGAGAGCAAGACGCACTGCCTCATGATCGGTCTCTTGAGGAGCACTACTTGTATTTTATATGTAATGATACGGATTGTGATGAGATGTAG
- the LOC101779741 gene encoding LOW QUALITY PROTEIN: glucose and ribitol dehydrogenase homolog (The sequence of the model RefSeq protein was modified relative to this genomic sequence to represent the inferred CDS: inserted 1 base in 1 codon), with the protein MTAEIDRTDRSSRRHGFLGVEASFPTPESGVAAGQAASYGARGKPGFLGYCATKGAVVAFTRALALQLAGSGVRVDGVAPGPVWTPLIPAANAPDVVAAFGTKVPMGRAAQPXEIAPCYVFLASDDASYITGQVMHPNGGEVVNG; encoded by the exons ATGACGGCTG AAATCGACAGAACTGATCGGTCCTCTCGCCGCCATGGCTTCCTCGGAGTCGAGGCAAGCTTTCCCACCCCAGAGTCAGGCGTCGCAGCCGGGCAAGCAGCATCTTATGGAGCCCGCGGGAAGCCGGGGTTCCTGGGCTACTGCGCCACCaagggcgcggtggtggcgttcaCGAGGGCGCTCGCGCTGCAGCTCGCGGGCAGCGGCGTCCGCGTCGATGGGGTCGCGCCGGGGCCCGTCTGGACGCCGCTGATACCGGCGGCGAATGCGCCGGACGTCGTGGCCGCGTTCGGGACGAAGGTGCCCATGGGGCGCGCCGCGCAGC TCGAGATCGCGCCCTGCTACGTCTTCCTCGCGTCCGACGATGCCTCGTACATCACCGGCCAGGTCATGCACCCCAATG GCGGTGAGGTTGTGAATGGGTAA
- the LOC101761857 gene encoding PH domain-containing protein DDB_G0287875 produces the protein MDTEPFDEAELLALPASPAASPPRRLKRLKKSSSQTTATTSTTVATTTSPPTGSPPPPSPPQQQASPGGETLAPSPSSPPNPSPRPPTPPDANAPTPLPHSSPAPVSSPLPPTDSPDNDEEDDGLDPLFSETVGAGGWDPLGAPAEGEDGDEEELLGGGLIEELRRENSVKKRLDMDEAERGMAAGAEAKGKRSKRKRQEEAPKESAREKKRSEKERRAQLDSIHAESQRLLRETRSASFRPIVQPVCKPISSLLEKIRLRKLEILKKSSTTTEDNDAASEPAIDSAVRLDVPQVKEVTRDDKDLRIDGVEELGTNGHELDQCGVAEDEDDLNCKEKDLHTKASDEEASDRSQENHEENTQSSEKHNDSVDQTQLPPSSSPAKKSTDDESSSEDEEEEDNNKENIEPSTQDNDVNTREHLQRAIGGDSCPDNAILKDFLDDEAEEEDDSDNDMMRFKDDDEDDGSDENEVFNDLIAAGYEEKEVDHDKRNELHQKWLQQQDAAETNNVMQRLKFGHQEQKSVHEDEDEDIEDSENESEKEMSYDLTPANVVRQNSEKAKQMIAKMFADDNDTYDHSDDEEIEEYLARQRISKREVDNNTFISPLEDDSSREVFGLIKKLNIAPQPERRGKQSTSNHELLMTGKNSSASKSSFLGRTASGSMVSSYRSVHRSYVFGRDDSNSSTRSCMSTSESFSDMDQTNSSQPKKAKFSSSQQKPVGPRANSKSDTNSGVSLFEILRRTSSVTSDRQELSSQESCSTITESQAVHQFSAFKLSRRFSRVGARN, from the exons ATGGACACGGAGCCATtcgacgaggcggagctcctcgcCCTCCCCGCGTCCCCCGCCGCTTCCCCGCCTCGCCGCCTCAAGCGGCTCAAGAAATCCTCCTCCCAAACCACCGCCACCACTAGCACCACCGTCGCTACCACTACCAGCCCTCCTACCggctccccgcctccgccctcgccaCCGCAGCAACAGGCGTCTCCAGGCGGGGAAACCCTAGCTCCGAGCCCGTCCTCGCCCCCGAACCCTTCCCcccggccgccgacgccgccagaTGCGAATGCGCCGACCCCGCTGCCCCATTCCTCTCCTGCTCCCGtctcctcgccgctgccgccgaccgACAGCCCCGATAACGACGAGGAGGATGACGGGCTCGACCCGCTGTTCTCGGAGACCGTCGGCGCCGGGGGGTGGGACCCGCTCGGCGCGCCGGCGGAAGGGGAGGacggggacgaggaggagctgCTGGGAGGCGGGCTCATCGAGGAGCTGCGAAGGGAGAATTCCGTGAAGAAGCGGCTCGACATGGACGAAGCCGAGAGGGGAATGGCTGCAGGGGCGGAGGCCAAGGGGAAGAGGAGCAAGAGGAAGAGGCAGGAGGAGGCGCCCAAGGAGTCGGCACGGGAGAAGAAACGCTCTGAAAAG GAGAGGAGGGCGCAGCTTGATTCGATCCACGCCGAGTCGCAGAGGTTGCTGCGAG AAACCAGGAGTGCATCATTTAGGCCAATCGTGCAGCCAGTTTGCAAGCCCATCTCATCGCTCCTAGAGAAGATCCGCCTTCGTAAGCTGGAGATTCTAAAGAA ATCAAGCACTACTACTGAAGATAATGATGCTGCTTCGGAGCCAGCCATTGATTCTGCTGTGCGTTTGGATGTGCCCCAGGTTAAAGAAGTGACAAGAGATGATAAGGATTTGAGGATT GATGGTGTTGAGGAACTTGGAACAAATGGCCATGAGCTGGATCAGTGTGGTGTTGCTGAGGATGAG GATGATTTGAATTGTAAGGAGAAAGATCTTCATACCAAAGCTTCAGATGAG GAAGCTTCTGATAGATCGCAAGAGAATCATGAGGAGAATACTCAGTCAAGTGAGAAACATAATGATTCAGTAGATCAGACTCAACTGCCCCCTTCTTCAAGCCCTGCTAAGAAGAGTACAGATGATGAATC TTcatcagaagatgaagaagaagaagataataaTAAAGAGAATATAGAACCGAGCACTCAAGATAATGATGTAAATACTCGTGAACACCTCCAACGAGCTATTGGAGGAGACTCATGTCCAGATAATGCCATCCTGAAAGATTTTCTAGATGACGAAgctgaggaagaggatgatagTGATAATGACATGATGAGATTtaaggatgatgatgaggatgatggaaGTGATGAAAATGAAGTTTTTAATGATCTGATAGCAGCTGGCTATGAAGAAAAAGAAGTAGATCATGATAAGCGTAATGAACTCCACCAAAAGTGGCTTCAGCAACAGGATGCTGCTGAAACAAATAATGTTATGCAAAGGCTGAAGTTTGGCCATCAGGAGCAGAAATCAGTGcacgaagatgaagatgaagatataGAAGACTCTGAGAACGAATCGGAAAAGGAAATGTCATACGATTTGACTCCGGCAAATGTTGTGCGGCAGAATTCTGAAAAGGCAAAACAAATGATTGCAAAGATGTTTGCAGATGATAATGATACTTATGATcactctgatgatgaagagataGAGGAATATTTGGCCCGTCAACGTATTTCAAAGCGAGAA GTTGATAATAATACATTCATATCTCCGCTGGAAGATGACAGCTCAAGGGAAGTATTTGGTCTAATAAAGAAGCTCAATATCGCTCCTCAGCCAGAGAGGAGAGGGAAACAATCAACAT CAAATCACGAATTGCTTATGACTGGAAAGAACAGCAGTGCTTCAAAG TCATCTTTCCTTGGCCGAACTGCCAGTGGTTCAATGGTGTCTTCTTATAGATCAGTTCATAGATCTTATGTATTTGGCCGTGATGACAGCAACAGTAGTACCAGGAGCTGCATGTCTACTTCAGAGAGTTTTTCAGATATG GATCAGACCAATTCAAGCCAACCTAAGAAGGCAAAGTTTAGCAGTTCACAGCAGAAGCCAGTGGGGCCACGAGCAAATTCAAAGAGTGATACGAATTCAGGTGTTTCCTTATTTGAGATCCTGCGCAGGACTTCTTCAGTTACTTCTGATAGACAAGAGCTTAGCAGTCAGGAAAGCTGTAGTACGATCACAGAAAGTCAAGCTGTGCATCAGTTTTCAGCATTCAAATTATCAAGGAGGTTTTCTAGGGTGGGAGCAAGAAACTGA
- the LOC101762678 gene encoding probable protein phosphatase 2C 55: MLAGYGGGGRGVHLSSQKDLPLGRGGRSFLFGNTWFLLSTYPARLLHTTDRRAPSAFFAAIHRAPCVRSPCAGQGLLQRGGIVMAACGYALRRAELGATKRQPDKDPSAGTRSTRTAAMGSVGSAPRPDVSFRYRGLESCKKFGASLKCCEPWGNRSFWTNAVGPSWKLSFAVEPWARDFSSSCVAPYSTGATEHQLSLDEKMDDSTVTSDGKAPTSESLKLVSGSCYLPHPAKEATGGEDAHFISTDEHVIGVADGVGGWADLGVDAGLYAKELMRNSMSAIKDEPEGTIDPSRVLEKAYTSTKARGSSTACIITLKDQGIHAVNLGDSGFVVVRDGRTVLRSPSQQHDFNFTYQLESGGGSDLPSSAQVFHFPVAPGDVIVAGTDGLFDNLYNNEISGVIVEALRVGLEPQIAAQKIAALARQRATDKNRQSPFASAAQEAGYRYYGGKLDDITVVVSYVKSA; encoded by the exons ATGCTGGCAGGCtacggcggtggtggccgcggcGTCCATCTCTCCTCCCAAAAGGACCTCCccctcggccgcggcggccggagctTCCTCTTCGGCAACACGTGGTTCCTTCTCTCCACCTACCCCGCGCGCCTCCTGCACACCACGGACCGCCGCGCGCCCTCCGCCTTCTTCGCCGCAATCCACCGGGCCCCTTGCGTTCGGTCTCCCTGCGCAGGGCAGGGCCTGCTGCAGAGAGGTGGCATTGTCATGGCTGCCTGTGGCTATGCTCTCCGGCGAGCTGAGCTGGGTGCCACCAAGCGCCAACCGGACAAGGATCCATCTGCAGGGACACGCTCCACACGTACTGCAGCCATGGGATCGGTGGGGAGTGCACCTCGGCCAGATGTCTCTTTTAGGTATAGAGGGTTGGAGTCTTGCAAGAAGTTTGGTGCAAGCTTGAAGTGCTGTGAGCCGTGGGGGAATAGGTCATTCTGGACAAATGCAGTTGGACCAAGTTGGAAATTGAGCTTTGCAGTTGAGCCATGGGCTAGAGACTTCAGCTCGTCATGTGTGGCGCCATATTCCACCGGAGCGACAGAGCATCAATTGTCACTCGATGAGAAGATGGATGACTCAACTGTTACATCTGATGG AAAAGCACCTACTTCTGAAAGTTTGAAGCTGGTCTCAGGCTCTTGTTACTTGCCTCACCCTGCCAAGGAGGCAACTGGTGGTGAGGATGCTCATTTCATTAGCACCGATGAGCATGTGATTGGTGTAGCAGATGGTGTTGGTGGTTGGGCAGACCTTGGTGTTGATGCTGGACTTTATGCTAAGGAGCTCATGAGAAATTCAATGAGTGCTATCAAAGATGAGCCAGAGGGGACCATTGATCCATCAAGAGTTTTGGAGAAGGCTTATACGAGCACCAAAGCAAGAGGATCATCTACTGCTTGTATCATCACTCTTAAAGACCAG GGTATCCATGCTGTAAATCTTGGGGATAGTGGCTTCGTAGTAGTCAGAGATGGTCGCACTGTTCTCAGATCACCTTCACAGCAGCATGATTTCAATTTTACTTATCAGCTCGAGAGTGGGGGTGGCAGTGATCTTCCAAGTTCTGCTCAG GTTTTCCACTTTCCGGTTGCTCCTGGTGATGTTATTGTTGCTGGCACAGATGGACTTTTTGACAATTTATACAACAATGAGATTAGTGGTGTTATTGTTGAAGCTCTTAGGGTTGGACTTGAGCCTCAGATTGCAGCACAGAAAATTGCTGCTCTGGCTCGACAAAGAGCTACGGACAAGAACAGGCAATCACCATTCGCATCAGCTGCTCAAGAAGCTGGGTACCGGTACTATGGTGGGAAGCTTGACGATATCACAGTCGTTGTGTCATATGTGAAGAGTGCCTGA
- the LOC101760382 gene encoding uncharacterized protein LOC101760382, whose translation MAMMSRTRDLLMEGFEGLVREGSFKWGLPRREEEEEDEDDDSSHSGKRPSIAGLSFKANSVVARCSRILDVSIVDLQNNFDKQASDSVKNPRNYARNFLEYCCFMALAQISQVAGYLADKNFRRLSFDMMLAWDAPSSSSQHSVKVEVDSMVSLEAFTRIAPAIPTIVDVVTCSNLFDVLSCSSGGRLPFSVYDKYLSELDRAVKKMKTQSESSLLSNLRSQRGERILEVDGTLTTQPVLEHVGISTWPGRLILTDHALYFEALRVVTYDKPKAYELAEDVKQVVKPELTGPWGSRLFDKAVMYKSTTLTEPVIIEFPELAGHSRRDYWLAIISEVLYAHRFVRKFDISGVDKDETILKAVLGILRLQAIEQLGFPVPNRYESLLMFNLCDKVPGGDLILETLASVISSRTSDRTNQPGTSRGMHAVLSNLGVVSPVNNGERIFVGEMVVGEISSLQKAVIDSMNNYKKVELAQASVDGVKVDGLDTNLAVMKELLSPVSELWRILLLLTSWDEPLKSMVFCLLFSYIIIRGWVVYFMVMVLLFSAAFMFLTRLTNQGKPMTEVKVVSPPPMNTMEQLLAVQNAISKIEELVQDANIVLLKIRALLLAFPSQATDRAILALVLMALSLAIVPTRVLMLLMFLEVCTNNSPPRRASTERWTRRLREWWFSIPAAPVVVEKETEDKKTR comes from the exons ATGGCGATGATGAGCCGGACGCGAGATCTGCTGATGGAGGGGTTCGAGGGGCTGGTGCGGGAGGGGTCGTTCAAGTGGGGCCTCCCCcgccgcgaggaggaggaggaggacgaggacgacgacagcTCTCACTCCGGCAAGCGCCCCTCAATCGCCGGCCTCTCCTTCAAGGCCAACTCCGTCGTCGCTCGCTGCTCACG AATTCTTGATGTTTCTATCGTCGATCTGCAAAATAATTTTGACAAGCAAGCATCTGATTCTGTAAAGAACCCAAGAAACTatgcaagaaactttttggAGTACTGCTGCTTCATGGCACTTGCTCAGATCTCACAAGTTGCAGGGTATCTTGCTGACAAAAACTTTCGTCGCCTATCGTTTGATATGATGTTAGCTTGGGATGCTCCTTCTTCTTCAAGCCAGCATAGTGTTAAG GTTGAGGTAGACAGCATGGTTAGTTTAGAAGCTTTTACAAGAATAGCCCCTGCCATCCCAACCATTGTTGATGTAGTAACTTGTTCAAATCTCTTTGATGTACTTTCATGTTCAAGCGGAGGCCGTCTTCCATTTTCTGTATATGATAAGTACCTTTCAGAATTGGACAG AGCGGTGAAAAAGATGAAGACACAATCTGAGTCATCTCTCCTATCAAACCTCCGGTCTCAGAGAGGAGAAAGGATTCTGGAAGTTGATGGAACATTGACAACACAACCAGTACTTGAACATGTGGGTATTTCAACGTGGCCAG GAAGATTGATACTCACAGATCATGCTCTTTACTTTGAAGCTCTTCGGGTTGTTACCTATGATAAGCCCAAAGCTTATGAACTTGCAGAAGATGTAAAGCAGGTTGTTAAACCTGAGCTGACTGGTCCATGGGGTTCACGTCTCTTTGACAAAGCTGTTATGTACAAATCAACAACCTT AACAGAACCGGTGATCATAGAATTTCCAGAGTTGGCTGGCCATTCCCGCCGTGATTATTGGCTGGCCATTATATCAGAAGTTCTTTATGCCCATAGATTTGTTAGGAAGTTTGACATAAGTGGAGTTGACAAAGATGAAACAATTCTGAAGGCAGTACTTGGTATTCTACGGTTACAAGCCATTGAACAGTTAGGCTTCCCAGTGCCGAATCGATATGAATCTCTTTTGATGTTCAATCTATGTGACAAAGTTCCTGGAGGTGATTTAATACTTGAAACACTAGCCAGTGTTATATCATCAAGAACTTCAGATCGAACTAACCAACCTGGCACGAGTAGAGGAATGCATGCAGTCTTGTCAAACTTGGGTGTGGTATCACCAGTTAATAATGGTGAGAGAATTTTTGTTGGTGAGATGGTTGTTGGGGAAATTAGTTCCTTGCAGAAGGCTGTTATTGACTCAATGAACAACTATAAGAAGGTTGAACTGGCCCAAGCCAGTGTTGATGGAGTCAAAGTTGATGGGCTTGATACAAACTTAGCAGTAATGAAG GAATTGCTATCCCCAGTAAGTgagctttggaggattttgcTACTGCTCACATCATGGGATGAGCCTCTGAAATCCATGGTGTTTTGCCTTCTATTCTCTTACATTATCATCAG GGGATGGGTAGTCTATTTCATGGTCATGGTGCTACTTTTTTCAGCAGCATTTATGTTTCTCACAAGATTAACTAATCAAGGAAAGCCAATGACTGAGGTCAAGGTGGTATCTCCACCTCCAATGAACACAATGGAGCAGCTCCTAGCTGTTCAAAATGCTATCTCTAAAATCGAGGAGCTCGTCCAGGATGCAAATATTGTTCTTCTGAAGATAAGAGCTTTATTATTGGCTTTTCCATCCCAG GCGACGGACAGGGCTATTCTTGCATTGGTACTGATGGCCTTGAGCCTTGCCATCGTGCCCACAAGAGTGCTTATGCTGCTGATGTTTCTGGAGGTATGCACGAACAACTCACCACCACGAAGAGCAAGCACAGAGCGATGGACCAGAAGGTTGAGAGAGTGGTGGTTCAGCATACCTGCAGCTCCAGTAGTGGTAGAGAAGGAGACAGAAGACAAGAAAACAAGATGA
- the LOC101762277 gene encoding DNA-binding protein EMBP-1 isoform X1: MQGVPYTAGEPVAAAEGKNKRKSSGAPSVGSASGSSDAGREESSDKRDASADLKLLPSAKRRKSSSANVQGEPSQAATTQDAAAETQSASKRRSAAKLSVSTPETAAISETRPNLNIGMDLWSNSPVKAETSGQGEINAAASSQHDITLSQMQDERELKRERRKQSNRESARRSRLRKQQECEELAQKVTDLTAINGALRSELDQLKKACEDMKAENSQLMGEMEQSEAPSVVTTLSIQIDTSKAHHGNNDQHHNKNNNDNKG; this comes from the exons ATGCAGGGTGTGCCCTACACAGCCGGCGagcccgtggcggcggcggaagggaaGAACAAGAGGAAGAGCTCTGGTGCTCCCTCCGTCGGTAGCGCTTCTGGAAG CAGTGATGCAGGGAGAGAGGAGTCATCAGATAAACGAGATGCTAGTGCCGACCTTAAG CTATTACCTtctgcaaagaggagaaagtCCAGCAGTGCAAATGTACAAG GCGAACCATCTCAGGCTGCAACAACGCAAGATGCTGCAGCCGAGACACAAAGCGCATCAAAGAGGAGGTCTGCAGCAAAGCTCTCAGTTTCGACACCTGAGACGGCAGCAATTTCTGAAACCAGACCGAACTTGAACATTGGAATGGATCTTTGGAGTAATTCTCCAGTTAAAGCAGAGACCTCTGGACAGGGTGAGATAAATGCTGCAGCATCTTCCCAGCATGACATCACTTTATCACAGATG CAGGATGAGCGGGAACTGAAGAGGGAGAGAAGAAAACAATCTAACAGGGAGTCAGCAAGGAGATCAAGACTACGCAAGCAG CAAGAATGTGAGGAACTAGCCCAGAAGGTAACTGACCTGACTGCCATCAATGGTGCACTCAGATCCGAACTCGACCAGCTTAAGAAGGCTTGTGAAGATATGAAAGCGGAGAATTCGCAGCTAATG GGTGAAATGGAACAGTCCGAGGCGCCTAGTGTTGTGACAACTTTGAGCATCCAAATAGACACGTCAAAGGCGCATCATGGGAACAATGACCAGCACCACAATAAAAATAACAATGATAACAAGGGATAG
- the LOC101762277 gene encoding DNA-binding protein EMBP-1 isoform X3: MQGVPYTAGEPVAAAEGKNKRKSSGAPSVGSASGSDAGREESSDKRDASADLKLLPSAKRRKSSSANVQGEPSQAATTQDAAAETQSASKRRSAAKLSVSTPETAAISETRPNLNIGMDLWSNSPVKAETSGQGEINAAASSQHDITLSQMQDERELKRERRKQSNRESARRSRLRKQQECEELAQKVTDLTAINGALRSELDQLKKACEDMKAENSQLMGEMEQSEAPSVVTTLSIQIDTSKAHHGNNDQHHNKNNNDNKG, translated from the exons ATGCAGGGTGTGCCCTACACAGCCGGCGagcccgtggcggcggcggaagggaaGAACAAGAGGAAGAGCTCTGGTGCTCCCTCCGTCGGTAGCGCTTCTGGAAG TGATGCAGGGAGAGAGGAGTCATCAGATAAACGAGATGCTAGTGCCGACCTTAAG CTATTACCTtctgcaaagaggagaaagtCCAGCAGTGCAAATGTACAAG GCGAACCATCTCAGGCTGCAACAACGCAAGATGCTGCAGCCGAGACACAAAGCGCATCAAAGAGGAGGTCTGCAGCAAAGCTCTCAGTTTCGACACCTGAGACGGCAGCAATTTCTGAAACCAGACCGAACTTGAACATTGGAATGGATCTTTGGAGTAATTCTCCAGTTAAAGCAGAGACCTCTGGACAGGGTGAGATAAATGCTGCAGCATCTTCCCAGCATGACATCACTTTATCACAGATG CAGGATGAGCGGGAACTGAAGAGGGAGAGAAGAAAACAATCTAACAGGGAGTCAGCAAGGAGATCAAGACTACGCAAGCAG CAAGAATGTGAGGAACTAGCCCAGAAGGTAACTGACCTGACTGCCATCAATGGTGCACTCAGATCCGAACTCGACCAGCTTAAGAAGGCTTGTGAAGATATGAAAGCGGAGAATTCGCAGCTAATG GGTGAAATGGAACAGTCCGAGGCGCCTAGTGTTGTGACAACTTTGAGCATCCAAATAGACACGTCAAAGGCGCATCATGGGAACAATGACCAGCACCACAATAAAAATAACAATGATAACAAGGGATAG
- the LOC101762277 gene encoding DNA-binding protein EMBP-1 isoform X2 → MQGVPYTAGEPVAAAEGKNKRKSSGAPSVGSASGSSDAGREESSDKRDASADLKLLPSAKRRKSSSANVQGEPSQAATTQDAAAETQSASKRRSAAKLSVSTPETAAISETRPNLNIGMDLWSNSPVKAETSGQGEINAAASSQHDITLSQMDERELKRERRKQSNRESARRSRLRKQQECEELAQKVTDLTAINGALRSELDQLKKACEDMKAENSQLMGEMEQSEAPSVVTTLSIQIDTSKAHHGNNDQHHNKNNNDNKG, encoded by the exons ATGCAGGGTGTGCCCTACACAGCCGGCGagcccgtggcggcggcggaagggaaGAACAAGAGGAAGAGCTCTGGTGCTCCCTCCGTCGGTAGCGCTTCTGGAAG CAGTGATGCAGGGAGAGAGGAGTCATCAGATAAACGAGATGCTAGTGCCGACCTTAAG CTATTACCTtctgcaaagaggagaaagtCCAGCAGTGCAAATGTACAAG GCGAACCATCTCAGGCTGCAACAACGCAAGATGCTGCAGCCGAGACACAAAGCGCATCAAAGAGGAGGTCTGCAGCAAAGCTCTCAGTTTCGACACCTGAGACGGCAGCAATTTCTGAAACCAGACCGAACTTGAACATTGGAATGGATCTTTGGAGTAATTCTCCAGTTAAAGCAGAGACCTCTGGACAGGGTGAGATAAATGCTGCAGCATCTTCCCAGCATGACATCACTTTATCACAGATG GATGAGCGGGAACTGAAGAGGGAGAGAAGAAAACAATCTAACAGGGAGTCAGCAAGGAGATCAAGACTACGCAAGCAG CAAGAATGTGAGGAACTAGCCCAGAAGGTAACTGACCTGACTGCCATCAATGGTGCACTCAGATCCGAACTCGACCAGCTTAAGAAGGCTTGTGAAGATATGAAAGCGGAGAATTCGCAGCTAATG GGTGAAATGGAACAGTCCGAGGCGCCTAGTGTTGTGACAACTTTGAGCATCCAAATAGACACGTCAAAGGCGCATCATGGGAACAATGACCAGCACCACAATAAAAATAACAATGATAACAAGGGATAG
- the LOC101760799 gene encoding RNA-binding protein Y14B: MVAAMGRAAAADEEEDVEFVDYDQDDEDAMEEDGRAVRALPVPHIVSPAVVRTRGRFAGCSPSVLAPSRDRFDSLTDEGDNGYGPQRSIEGWTILVCGVKEDAEEEDLHNVFGEFGRVKDLHLNLERRTGYAKGYALIEYESFEEAQAAIRAMNGTQLLTKTVYVDWAFSRGPIKNAMSTRPPRPRSRTPPRRLNALMLTPY; encoded by the exons ATGGTGGCGGCGatggggcgggcggcggcagcggacgaggaggaggacgtggaGTTCGTCGACTACGACCAGGACGACGAGGACGCCATGGAGGAGGACGGCCGCGCCGTCCGCGCGCTCCCCGTGCCCCACATCGTCTCCCCGGCCGTGGTGCGCACCCGCGGGCGCTTCGCCGGCTGCAGCCCCTCCGTCCTCGCCCCCAGCCGCGACCGCTTCGACTCCCTCACCGACGAAGGCGACAACGGATACGGCCCGCAGCGCT CTATTGAAGGATGGACAATTCTTGTCTGTGGAGTTAAAGAAGatgcagaagaagaagatctgcACAACGTTTTCGGTGAATTTGGTCGTGTCAAGGACTTGCATTTGAATCTAGAACGCCGCACTGGATATGCCAAG GGATATGCGCTGATTGAATATGAAAGCTTTGAGGAAGCACAGGCTGCGATCAGAGCAATGAATGGGACTCAGCTGTTGACAAAGACTGTCTATGTTGATTGGGCATTCAGCAGAGGTCCTATAAAGAACGCCATGAGcacaag GCCACCACGCCCAAGATCCAGGACTCCACCGCGCAGGCTTAATGCCTTGATGCTGACGCCATATTGA